In a single window of the Centropristis striata isolate RG_2023a ecotype Rhode Island chromosome 18, C.striata_1.0, whole genome shotgun sequence genome:
- the LOC131990627 gene encoding uncharacterized protein LOC131990627 produces MVVSRPLEHLLAAVLELRLVPGGDGFAVLDGDAGNYLPDLISSDEEGEYGAFPHGQVSLIESDEEEGAYWSDSASEDSGYGSPSEDEEDPFDEDIRLRSPLLQKLPPPAPLGALFPSLFGGQPPELPAQPSAPSTPGLTSTKRTREDSDGEQVGTKRQRIHPEEPAPSSSGLASSTKRTREDNDGEQVGTKRQRIHLEEPAPTPPAPRSTEEDYRDSAPSTSSGLATSTTRTFWLGPRHHQWDDDSDSDEDSW; encoded by the coding sequence gagaCGGCTTCGCGGTGTTGGACGGTGATGCAGGTAACTATCTCCCAGACCTCATCTCTTCTGATGAGGAAGGTGAGTATGGGGCTTTTCCTCACGGTCAGGTTTCTCTAATTGAGTCCGACGAGGAGGAGGGTGCCTACTGGTCTGACTCTGCCAGTGAAGACTCTGGCTACGGCTCCCCATCTGAGGACGAAGAGGACCCATTTGACGAGGACATCCGTCTCCGCTCCCCTCTCCTCCAGAAGCTCCCACCTCCTGCTCCCCTTGGTGCCCTGTTCCCCAGTCTCTTTGGTGGCCAGCCTCCGGAGCTGCCTGCGCAGCCCTCTGCTCCCTCCACCCCAGGCCTCACCTCCACCAAGAGGACCAGGGAAGACAGCGATGGAGAGCAGGTAGGTACGAAGAGGCAGAGGATCCACCCTGAGGAGCCAGCTCCCTCGTCTTCAGGCCTCGCCTCCTCCACCAAGAGGACCAGGGAAGACAACGATGGAGAGCAGGTAGGTACGAAGAGGCAGAGGATCCACCTGGAGGAGCCAGCACCCACGCCTCCTGCTCCCAGGAGCACAGAAGAGGACTACAGGGACTCTGCACCCTCCACCTCTTCAGGCCTGGCTACCTCCACCACCAGGACATTCTGGCTCGGTCCTCGCCATCACCAGTGGGACGATGACAGCGACTCCGATGAGGACAGCTGGTAA